A DNA window from Vigna angularis cultivar LongXiaoDou No.4 chromosome 1, ASM1680809v1, whole genome shotgun sequence contains the following coding sequences:
- the LOC108323979 gene encoding uncharacterized protein At5g65660, whose translation MVVGDHAIANGWPPIQAPLNVHRDEHWTNFDSSVNAVSFGFVATAILISMFLVMAIFERFLRPTSPPLSPAARPAPRDVEAQIGFPAKLAHPSPKMSVYASGVSVLMPGDEIPTFIAHPAPCCPERISWPSHQHNTLPCSSSNTLPTSIN comes from the exons ATGGTGGTGGGGGACCACGCCATTGCGAACGGGTGGCCACCAATTCAGGCTCCACTCAACGTCCACAGAGATGAGCATTGGACCAACTTTGACAGTTCCGTCAACGCCGTCTCCTTCGGCTTCGTCGCCACCGCCATTCTCATCTCCATGTTCCTAGTCATGGCCATTTTCGAGAGGTTTCTCCGCCCCACCTCGCCGCCCCTCTCTCCCGCTGCTCGCCCTGCCCCCCGCGACGTCGAAGCCCAGATCGGCTTCCCCGCCAAGCTCGCTCACCCTTCACCAAAA ATGAGTGTATATGCAAGTGGGGTTTCAGTTCTCATGCCTGGAGATGAAATTCCTACATTTATTGCCCATCCTGCTCCATGTTGTCCAGAACGGATTTCTTGGCCTTCTCATCAGCATAACACATTACCATGTTCCTCTTCCAACACCCTCCCTACTTCCATCAATTAA